A portion of the Melitaea cinxia chromosome 1, ilMelCinx1.1, whole genome shotgun sequence genome contains these proteins:
- the LOC123654140 gene encoding protein rolling stone-like yields MVKKLKNAFSISDLWVSSNEKTSDYYLTSWQRGDSAIPMFLVRLLLSSVSVGILVWSLVVGAGPHWMIYLTNWGLLLVTSLTLSGLLVSCFAICKKIPDGGNLPWYVSIYWLCYNITITIAIMITALYWILLFSPELKAEQTAGAFWLDVATHGFNSCLALAELLLSRTPMRFLHIYQPLGMGVWYAGFSAIYYSAGGTDGMGNPFIYEILDWSQADRAGVIVAISAASLIILYTVLWFLTLARDKLSVSLIRTTSLPLTPPELHSPDVV; encoded by the exons ATGGTTAAAAAACTGAAGAATGCATTCTCGATCTCTGATTTATGGGTGTCTTCAAATGAAAAGACGAGCGACTATTACTTAACATCATGGCAACGAGGAGATTCGGCAATTCCTATGTTTCTTGTGCGGCTGCTCCTGAGCTCTGTGTCTGTCGGGATCTTGGTGTGGTCACTGGTGGTTGGAGCTGGCCCCCATTGGATGATATACCTCACAAACTGGGGTCTCTTGTTAGTGACATCATTAACACTTAGTGGCCTATTAGTCTCTTGTTTtgcaatatgtaaaaaaataccaG ATGGGGGTAATTTGCCATGGTATGTGAGCATATATTGGCTGTGCTATAACATTACCATTACAATAGCAATTATGATAACTGCCCTCTACTGGATTTTACTATTTTCTCCAG AACTTAAAGCCGAACAAACTGCTGGTGCATTCTGGCTAGACGTGGCTACTCACGGATTCAACTCCTGCTTGGCGCTTGCTGAGCTACTTCTGTCCCGTACTCCCATGCGCTTTTTACACATCTACCAGCCTCTCGGCATGGGGGTGTGGTACGCTGGCTTCAGCGCTATTTACTACTCAGCGGGCGGTACTGATGG tatggGTAATCCGTTTATCTACGAGATTTTGGATTGGAGCCAAGCGGACCGTGCTGGAGTAATAGTCGCTATATCTGCAGCCAGCCTAATAATTCTCTACACTGTTTTATGGTTCTTAACCCTCGCCAGAGACAAGTTGTCTGTTTCACTCATTCGGACCACAAGCCTTCCTCTGACACCTCCTGAACTACATTCACCAGACGTTGTTTGA